A stretch of Dysidea avara chromosome 5, odDysAvar1.4, whole genome shotgun sequence DNA encodes these proteins:
- the LOC136255069 gene encoding uncharacterized protein, translated as MTTGPIGAFLFFSQIISSQNHFAFVITLKGSSDDSLAATNVVVTLYSITNLEFFNHNVFSYCLFPSAGTVDIISFNLLLSFYPVILIFEYFLLCHYCNCKYRFFRTFRLSTKSVTHGICAFLVLCFAKINVLAFGILKSANLAYINGPTFRRVVFLQGDIEYFKDAKYDVYAADSLITIVTVLLFPTLILVLHPIMITVAFYFKWGNSKCVECVNKILLINKLKPVLDSFQGDYKDNLSFFAGLHSFLYRIIFFTIVVAASTPDVDGLLFAMIIFFLGILLIHVLAMPFKRYVDNAAYSVIYLLMLTILIIEHYLFSTNKSSEELIWIEIFMSLLPLGFVMLYYSWKLLLNVLSVWKKYRGSKYQPALFW; from the exons ATGACCACTGGACCAATCGGGGCCTTTTTATTCTTTTCACAAATTATTAGCAGTCAAAATCATTTTGCATTTGTAATAACCCTCAAAGGTAGCTCTGATGATTCTTTAGCTGCTACAAATGTAGTGGTAACACTTTATAGTATCACCAACCTTGAGTTTTTCAATCACAATGTCTTTTCATACTGTTTGTTTCCAAGTGCTGGAACTGTAGATATAATTTCATTTAACTTGCTGTTATCCTTTTACCCAGTGATTCTTATATTTGAATACTTTCTACTGTGTCACTACTGTAACTGCAAATACAGGTTTTTCCGCACATTCAGGCTGTCCACTAAATCAGTGACTCATGGAATCTGCGCTTTTCTGGTCCTCTGCTTTGCAAAAATTAATGTACTTGCATTTGGAATATTGAAATCAGCCAACCTGGCTTACATCAATGGTCCAACGTTCAGGAGAGTAGTGTTCCTTCAAGGAGATATTGAGTACTTCAAAGATGCAAAATATGATGTATATGCAGCTGACTCTCTTATCACAATAGTAACAGTCCTCCTTTTCCCAACTCTGATCTTAGTGCTGCATCCCATTATGATAACTGTTGCTTTTTATTTCAAATGGGGAAATAGTAAATGTGTAGAATGTGTCAATAAAATTCTATTGATTAACAAATTAAAACCAGTTTTAGATTCATTTCAAGGGGATTACAAAGACAATTTATCTTTCTTTGCTGGTTTACACTCATTTCTTTATAGAATTATCTTCTTTACGATTGTGGTAGCAGCATCAACACCAGATGTAGATGGTTTGCTTTTCGCTATGATCATCTTTTTCCTAGGTATCTTACTAATTCATGTACTGGCAATGCCATTCAAAAGATATGTGGACAATGCTGCATATTCTGTAATTTACCTACTAATGCTGACCATCTTGATAATTGAACATTATCTCTTTTCTACCAACAAGTCATCTGAAGAGCTCATCTGGATAGAGATATTCATGTCACTACTACCACTGGGTTTTGTTATGTTGTATTATTCCTGGAAACTGCTGTTGAATGTACTATCGGTTTGGAAAAAGTACAGGGGAAGTAAATACCAGCCAGCTTTA TTTTGGTGA